The genomic stretch GGCGCGGTCTGAAGGGGTGATGTCAGTTGTTGAGTCGGGTGTTCTCATCTGCTGCTATACTCACGAGAGTCACGAGTGCGGACGGAGAGGAGAATCTGGCCAATGTTCACGCGAGCGACGGAGCCGTTGGGCTTGCCGTACGCACCACGCATACCAGTCTGCAATCTATCGGCACCAGCGCACGACAACATCTTGTTGATGCGCACGACGTGGTATGGGTGGGCGCGGACACGCATGTGGAATCCTTCCTTTCCGGCGATCTTGACGAGGTACCTGCACGTCATTTTTGTCagtccttgtccttgtgTCCTCCAAATCTTTCTCTTTCGGTGTAAACGCACTTGTTGGCGCAAATACGAGCGGCCTCGAGGGCCTCGGAGCTCAACTGTTCATACTCGTTGGAGACGAGGTGGACGCAGAGAGGGAAGTCGTCGACGTTGGCACGCTTGCGGCCGAGATCGAAAATGCGAATCTTGGGGTCTGGCACACCACGGTTGAAGCGAGACTTCGGGTATGGCTTGTTCTTGCAGTAGCGGTAGCAACGAGCTGGACGGCGGGCCATTTCGACGGTATTGATGGGGGTTGATGGTCGGTGTGCGAGAGGGAAAGTCGAGGGAATGAGTCGTCTTCGAAGGTGAGGGTCACTCGCCAAGCCCACAAAGTCGGCTGCTTTGAAATGCGAATCTCGCCACCTCAGGCAGCAATCACAATTCTACGGTTCCATACTGATTCCCGTCCTCGAAACGTGAGCCCGAAGTTGATTTATCAGCACGCGATTTTGCATATGAGATCCAATGGAAGGGCGCTGCTATGGCACAGTATTGGCATTTGCACGGCCTATTGGCTAGCTATTGTATAGTTATCCCGTCTTCCTTCTGGAAGCTCGGCACAACTTCCTGCCGCATCATCTCTGATGCAGCAAATTGAAACGCGAAGAAGATCTCTGCATCTTCCCAACGCCTGTGCTATGCCACATTGTCTCCATTCCTCCACGACCATCAGTCGACCCGTTTACTGGACTTGCGAGCTAAGGATGTCCGAGTCACCGGCGTCGAGGATAGCCATGGTGGAGCAGCGGAAGAGCTTTCCGCAGGCAGTGCCGAGCTCAATCTGTATGACAATCCCAGTCAGTACGTTTTTG from Zymoseptoria tritici IPO323 chromosome 6, whole genome shotgun sequence encodes the following:
- a CDS encoding 60S ribosomal protein L10; the encoded protein is MARRPARCYRYCKNKPYPKSRFNRGVPDPKIRIFDLGRKRANVDDFPLCVHLVSNEYEQLSSEALEAARICANKYLVKIAGKEGFHMRVRAHPYHVVRINKMLSCAGADRLQTGMRGAYGKPNGSVARVNIGQILLSVRTRDSHRATAIEALRRSQYKFPGRQKIIVSKKWGFTPLNRAEYVEKRKAGAVRVDGAYVQFLRNKGPIAQNIRRFPSAFNA